Proteins from a genomic interval of Paenibacillus lentus:
- the chvE gene encoding multiple monosaccharide ABC transporter substrate-binding protein, producing MKKATLLLLTFVLALSLSACGSKDNSSGGTTKGEKGTVGIAMPTKSSERWVNDGNNMVKEFQSHGYGTDLQYGEDVVENQVSQIENMITKGVDVLVIASIDGSAITEVLQKAHDQGIKVVAYDRLIMNSEHVDYYATFDNFQVGVQQASYIEEKLGLKDGQGPFNIELFGGSPDDNNAYFFYNGAMSILQPYIDSGKLVVRSNQTKMEQIATLRWDGATAQARMDNLLSAHYATENVDAILSPYDGISIGILSSLKGVGYGSGNKPMPIVTGQDAELASIKSILAGEQTQTVFKDTRELAKKAVGMALSILEGTEAEVNDTETYDNGVKVVPSYLLEPKSVDKDNVEQQLVETGYYTKEELGL from the coding sequence ATGAAAAAAGCGACATTATTGCTGCTGACATTCGTCTTGGCATTATCTTTATCCGCTTGCGGGAGCAAGGATAACAGCAGCGGCGGCACGACAAAAGGCGAAAAAGGCACGGTCGGGATCGCGATGCCGACGAAATCGTCGGAACGCTGGGTCAATGACGGCAACAATATGGTGAAGGAATTCCAGAGTCATGGATACGGCACCGACCTGCAGTACGGCGAAGACGTTGTAGAGAACCAGGTGTCCCAAATCGAGAACATGATTACCAAAGGCGTGGACGTTCTCGTCATCGCTTCCATCGACGGCTCCGCGATTACCGAAGTGCTGCAAAAAGCCCATGATCAAGGCATCAAGGTCGTCGCTTATGACCGCCTCATCATGAACAGTGAACATGTGGACTATTATGCAACGTTCGACAACTTCCAGGTTGGTGTACAACAGGCCTCTTATATTGAAGAAAAGCTTGGGCTAAAAGATGGTCAAGGCCCATTCAACATCGAGCTGTTCGGCGGATCGCCAGATGACAACAATGCTTATTTCTTCTACAATGGCGCGATGTCCATTCTTCAGCCTTATATCGATTCCGGCAAGCTGGTCGTCCGCAGCAACCAGACGAAAATGGAGCAAATCGCCACCCTTCGCTGGGACGGTGCTACAGCGCAAGCGCGTATGGATAACCTGTTAAGTGCTCACTATGCAACCGAGAACGTGGACGCAATTCTATCTCCTTACGACGGAATCAGTATCGGTATTCTCTCCTCCCTGAAAGGCGTCGGCTACGGATCCGGCAACAAGCCTATGCCGATCGTTACCGGGCAGGATGCGGAGCTCGCTTCCATCAAGTCGATTCTAGCTGGCGAGCAGACGCAAACGGTGTTTAAGGATACGCGCGAGCTGGCGAAAAAAGCGGTCGGTATGGCTCTCAGCATCCTCGAAGGCACAGAAGCGGAGGTCAACGACACAGAAACCTATGATAACGGAGTCAAAGTCGTACCTTCCTATCTACTGGAACCAAAATCCGTAGACAAGGACAACGTGGAACAACAATTGGTAGAGACCGGCTACTACACGAAGGAAGAGCTGGGACTGTAA
- the mmsB gene encoding multiple monosaccharide ABC transporter permease: protein MQMISELFKKNIRQYGMIIALVFITVLFQILTDGILLKPLNVTNLILQNSYILVLAIGMVLVIITGHIDLSVGSIAAFIGALAAIMMVDLQLPPFLAVIISLGVGALIGAWQGFWIAYVRIPAFIVTLAGMLLFRGLTMIILNGQSISPFPKSFQKISSGFLPDWFGGANIHIMTIVLGVILSLLVVWQEWKDRKTQIKYNFETAPIWIFITKVASLVAVVNVFTYVLATYNGIPNILVILFVLIVIYSFVMNRMIAGRHIYALGGNEKAAKLSGVKTKKVTFWVFVNMGAMAALSGLIFAARLNAATPKAGTNFELDAIAACFIGGASASGGIGTVIGAIIGGLVMGVMNNGMSLIGLGVDWQQGIKGLVLLLAVAFDIYNKSKTN from the coding sequence ATGCAAATGATTAGCGAGCTTTTCAAAAAAAATATTCGCCAGTACGGCATGATTATCGCATTAGTCTTCATTACGGTCTTATTTCAAATCCTCACCGACGGCATTCTGTTAAAGCCGCTTAATGTCACAAACTTAATCTTGCAAAATAGCTATATCCTTGTGTTAGCAATCGGGATGGTACTCGTTATCATTACAGGACACATCGATCTGTCGGTCGGCTCCATCGCGGCCTTTATCGGGGCGCTAGCAGCGATCATGATGGTCGACCTGCAGCTCCCCCCTTTCCTCGCGGTCATCATTTCGCTGGGAGTCGGAGCGTTGATCGGTGCATGGCAAGGCTTCTGGATCGCTTACGTACGAATTCCCGCCTTTATCGTTACCCTAGCCGGCATGCTGCTGTTCCGTGGTCTGACTATGATCATTTTGAACGGTCAATCAATCTCGCCGTTTCCAAAGTCCTTTCAGAAAATCAGCTCCGGCTTCCTTCCCGACTGGTTCGGGGGCGCGAATATTCACATCATGACGATCGTGCTCGGCGTCATTCTTTCCCTACTCGTCGTTTGGCAGGAATGGAAGGATCGCAAGACGCAGATCAAATACAATTTCGAGACAGCGCCGATATGGATTTTCATCACCAAGGTGGCCTCCCTAGTCGCCGTCGTCAACGTTTTCACCTATGTGCTGGCTACGTATAATGGGATTCCGAATATTCTCGTCATCCTATTTGTGCTCATCGTCATCTATTCCTTCGTGATGAACCGAATGATTGCCGGGCGACATATTTACGCGTTGGGCGGCAATGAGAAAGCCGCGAAGTTATCCGGGGTCAAGACGAAAAAGGTCACCTTCTGGGTGTTCGTCAACATGGGAGCCATGGCGGCGCTATCCGGCCTTATCTTTGCGGCGCGCCTGAACGCGGCAACACCTAAAGCAGGGACAAACTTCGAGCTAGATGCAATCGCAGCTTGCTTCATTGGCGGAGCTTCCGCTTCCGGCGGCATCGGCACCGTCATCGGGGCGATCATCGGCGGCCTGGTCATGGGCGTCATGAACAACGGGATGTCCCTCATTGGCCTCGGGGTTGATTGGCAGCAAGGTATCAAAGGACTTGTCCTCCTTCTCGCCGTGGCCTTCGATATTTACAACAAATCCAAAACGAATTAA
- a CDS encoding LytR/AlgR family response regulator transcription factor, with protein MIRIAVCDDDFQTTEQIELLLLMLQKNILEKIEVAIYYSGESFAKAIQDGCPFDIVLMDIEMKGMDGIQAGHLLRSNVDNDSVQMIYISSHEQYHVQLFDVQPSGFIRKPFDQESFQCKLIPALQRVLAKRQQAKLNFLPIQKQGRELLIPVRDIVYLESRARKVLLVTRSEQIEYYSTLNEEEQKLHTGRFVRIHQSYIVNFYFVKEISYKKVVLVTNKELPISEKKSASVKKSYIKFRGDLLA; from the coding sequence TGCTTTTGCTGATGCTGCAAAAAAATATTCTCGAAAAAATAGAAGTGGCCATCTATTACTCCGGTGAAAGCTTTGCCAAGGCTATTCAGGATGGTTGCCCCTTTGATATTGTGCTTATGGACATTGAAATGAAGGGAATGGATGGGATTCAAGCAGGGCATCTGCTTAGATCAAACGTGGATAATGACTCCGTACAAATGATTTATATATCCAGTCATGAACAGTACCATGTGCAGCTATTTGATGTTCAGCCCTCGGGGTTTATCAGAAAACCCTTCGATCAAGAAAGCTTTCAATGCAAGTTAATACCGGCTCTGCAAAGGGTACTGGCTAAACGCCAGCAAGCAAAATTAAATTTTTTACCTATTCAAAAACAAGGGCGTGAGCTGCTGATCCCTGTACGTGATATTGTCTATTTGGAAAGCAGGGCGAGGAAGGTTCTGCTGGTTACTAGAAGTGAGCAGATCGAGTACTACAGTACTTTAAATGAGGAGGAACAGAAGCTTCATACTGGCCGTTTTGTGAGAATTCATCAGTCGTATATCGTCAATTTTTATTTTGTAAAAGAGATCAGCTATAAAAAAGTCGTGCTCGTTACCAATAAAGAATTGCCAATCAGCGAGAAAAAAAGCGCCTCCGTGAAAAAAAGCTATATAAAGTTCAGGGGGGATTTACTTGCATAG
- a CDS encoding MepB family protein, whose amino-acid sequence MHRKSITSTVCITTFKNENEFGQFIFPKEVLLKKDILRSTSTKGKMAIRVYPIWDSPNSKQAMKTQKWQLPYFVDMCNPNKLSLEKIIELYSF is encoded by the coding sequence TTGCATAGAAAATCAATTACTTCAACAGTCTGTATAACTACCTTTAAAAATGAAAATGAGTTTGGTCAATTTATTTTTCCAAAAGAAGTTCTTCTAAAAAAGGATATTCTTAGGTCTACTTCAACAAAGGGAAAAATGGCAATAAGAGTATATCCAATCTGGGATAGTCCGAACAGCAAACAAGCGATGAAAACTCAAAAATGGCAGTTACCCTATTTTGTTGATATGTGTAATCCGAATAAATTATCTTTAGAAAAAATAATAGAACTGTATTCTTTTTAA
- a CDS encoding aspartyl-phosphate phosphatase Spo0E family protein, whose translation MSGTKSKYIKHRIEEERQRLGLLAKQYGLQDIRVLKQSMELDQLINQYNEVKYDYMRRKEPIA comes from the coding sequence GTGAGTGGAACAAAATCCAAATATATTAAACATAGAATAGAGGAAGAGCGGCAGCGGCTGGGGCTGCTGGCTAAGCAATATGGTTTGCAGGATATACGCGTGCTGAAGCAGTCTATGGAGCTGGATCAGCTGATTAATCAATATAACGAAGTAAAGTATGATTATATGCGCAGGAAAGAGCCGATTGCTTAG
- a CDS encoding XRE family transcriptional regulator, with amino-acid sequence MNLTTTICEELEDFMKREAMTLHLFAEKSGVNAGTLSGILNGNRPIAIMQLDRITHVMGLPEGSLYELFINECFISAAPHWRRLRPFLLRCAELKKLDCIRAVVSRLLEDLKQITGIFETAELMFEQGWYEAATIMYECVIESERSNHSERLAISYYRIFQIDSIGGYNSIESAIKFIPYRHRLPVNYSLDGLIMLTELYYVYKKWEEVENYADEMIDLTNALYKNQQWHDSDFTLARPLVYYYGRGYLYKAASYDYRRMFEESRRWIAEYADLSWFEGLDKAGWLEVERYKMFAEANLLSVDIKDGKRSRIAEYVQFLEENPSEILEGLITLLESANRYKFFVDEHLEKFAGEIQFYSRINRENRGKLGELKVQYKEPFHTFRCSLFFQKYAIYCFRKRLIKDGVRNTLRSFKHSIKINSKHNIVNSMALFEFYRNYTTKQQRNAYVKYCREVWDYEEEFNEGDYNNSLL; translated from the coding sequence TTGAATCTTACAACGACGATATGCGAAGAACTGGAAGATTTCATGAAGAGGGAGGCGATGACGCTTCATCTTTTTGCAGAGAAATCCGGAGTTAACGCAGGTACGTTAAGTGGTATATTAAATGGCAATCGGCCAATCGCAATTATGCAGTTAGACCGCATTACGCATGTGATGGGCCTCCCTGAAGGAAGTTTATATGAACTGTTTATCAATGAGTGCTTTATCTCGGCTGCTCCTCATTGGCGACGATTGCGTCCGTTTTTGCTTCGTTGTGCTGAACTGAAGAAGCTTGACTGCATACGTGCGGTTGTATCTCGTTTGCTTGAAGATCTGAAGCAGATTACTGGAATTTTTGAAACGGCTGAATTAATGTTCGAGCAGGGATGGTATGAAGCGGCTACTATAATGTATGAATGTGTAATCGAAAGTGAAAGATCGAACCATTCTGAGAGACTCGCGATAAGTTATTATAGAATTTTTCAAATTGATAGCATAGGTGGATATAATAGTATAGAATCTGCTATAAAATTTATTCCCTATAGGCATAGACTCCCAGTGAATTATTCACTTGATGGCCTTATTATGTTAACGGAGTTGTACTATGTCTATAAGAAATGGGAAGAAGTTGAGAACTATGCAGATGAGATGATTGATTTAACTAACGCTTTATATAAGAATCAACAATGGCATGACTCTGACTTTACACTTGCACGGCCTTTGGTTTATTACTACGGTAGAGGCTACTTGTACAAAGCAGCTTCTTATGATTATCGCAGAATGTTTGAAGAATCCAGAAGATGGATTGCAGAATATGCGGATCTCAGCTGGTTTGAAGGATTGGATAAAGCAGGATGGCTGGAAGTTGAAAGATATAAAATGTTTGCAGAAGCAAATCTACTCTCTGTAGATATTAAAGATGGGAAACGATCAAGAATAGCTGAATATGTACAATTCTTGGAAGAGAATCCAAGTGAAATTTTAGAGGGATTAATCACTTTACTCGAATCAGCAAATCGTTATAAATTTTTTGTAGATGAGCACCTGGAGAAATTTGCGGGTGAAATTCAATTCTATAGCCGTATTAATCGAGAAAACCGTGGGAAATTAGGCGAGCTAAAGGTTCAGTACAAAGAACCATTTCACACCTTTCGTTGCTCATTGTTTTTTCAAAAGTACGCTATTTATTGTTTTAGAAAAAGGCTAATAAAAGACGGGGTGAGAAATACCCTACGCAGCTTTAAACATTCCATCAAAATCAATAGTAAACACAACATAGTTAACAGCATGGCACTATTTGAGTTTTATCGCAATTATACGACGAAGCAGCAACGTAATGCATACGTTAAATATTGTAGAGAGGTATGGGACTATGAAGAAGAATTTAATGAGGGTGACTACAATAATTCTTTGCTTTAG
- a CDS encoding sensor histidine kinase, translating to MFWEEFFYLTTLPALAWIIHFFFSNCFTCRIERTVYLSLLYVLHLLCTSALHFTSLPGVVLLTLNTLLIVGLSLLYRGNLRWRIYAALFVTALIFLSDTALAPMSLTNGYILNLFLSKILMFLLVLISVRLFRSFGDGFLSSWHWLFLFLCPLFSMLVTAKLANHLTFRSNTFLFPMLSSGLLLINFLIFLLYDRILYIQITLSKNSLLEQNNAYYVNQYLLTKERQQEIYKFQHDFKNILLGLRGKLQSGEGQTHFPAELDKLLGTIEKAHGSCSSGNVIIDSIINYKEQAAKKEHIPFYLDLNIPAQLELDTIEISVILGNALDNAIEACKVEGNTERHVRIQMHYLNQSLFIKIQNPYVHEIRTNFRGDIRSTKSGKHIRGLGLKNIQQRINDCNGLLEISYDDNLFTIEIVLFHIRRKDQEELKPEASGMI from the coding sequence GTGTTTTGGGAAGAATTTTTTTATCTGACAACTCTCCCGGCGTTAGCTTGGATTATTCACTTTTTTTTCAGCAACTGCTTTACGTGTCGCATAGAAAGAACTGTCTACCTCAGTTTATTGTACGTGTTGCATTTGCTGTGCACTTCGGCGCTGCATTTTACTTCCCTCCCTGGGGTCGTATTGCTTACGTTAAACACACTGTTAATTGTAGGGCTATCTTTGCTTTACCGGGGCAATCTCAGGTGGCGAATATACGCAGCACTCTTTGTCACCGCCCTGATCTTTCTAAGCGATACCGCATTGGCACCTATGTCTCTGACGAACGGTTATATCCTGAATCTCTTTCTATCCAAAATCCTCATGTTTTTACTGGTGCTCATATCCGTTCGCCTATTTCGATCCTTTGGCGATGGATTTTTATCTAGCTGGCACTGGCTATTTTTATTTCTGTGCCCGTTATTCAGTATGCTGGTTACCGCCAAGTTGGCCAATCATCTCACCTTTCGGTCAAATACGTTCCTTTTTCCGATGTTGTCCAGCGGGCTGTTACTTATTAATTTTTTGATTTTCCTGCTATACGATCGCATTTTGTACATACAGATAACGCTATCTAAAAACAGTTTGCTAGAGCAGAATAACGCATACTATGTGAATCAATATTTGTTGACAAAAGAGAGGCAGCAGGAAATCTATAAATTCCAACACGACTTCAAAAACATTTTGCTAGGCTTACGCGGCAAATTGCAGTCTGGAGAGGGACAGACCCATTTTCCAGCGGAACTGGACAAGCTTCTCGGCACCATTGAAAAAGCGCACGGCAGCTGCAGCAGCGGAAATGTAATTATCGATTCCATCATTAATTACAAGGAGCAGGCAGCAAAAAAGGAGCATATTCCTTTCTACCTGGATTTAAACATTCCAGCCCAGCTTGAGCTTGACACGATTGAGATCAGTGTCATTCTAGGAAACGCCTTGGACAATGCCATTGAGGCCTGTAAAGTAGAAGGGAACACAGAGCGGCATGTTAGAATTCAGATGCATTATCTTAACCAAAGCCTGTTTATAAAAATTCAAAACCCCTATGTGCATGAAATTCGCACGAATTTTAGGGGAGATATCCGCTCCACCAAATCCGGGAAACATATTCGTGGCCTCGGTTTAAAAAACATTCAACAAAGGATAAACGACTGTAACGGCCTGCTTGAAATCTCTTACGATGACAATCTTTTTACTATTGAAATCGTGCTGTTTCATATTCGGCGCAAGGATCAAGAGGAACTAAAGCCTGAAGCCTCAGGAATGATCTAG
- a CDS encoding TetR/AcrR family transcriptional regulator, with translation MILLSTSSITKKALARSLKQTMQELPLSKITVKQIVNHCGVNRQTFYYHFQDIYDLLGWIYQTEAIDSLSPFRSYQTWTQGLYTIFTYIENNKAFCLNTLHSLARSHLDSYLYAATYDLMLGVVHEVSSSMRVADEDKSFLANFYTLAFTGLVIQWMQDGMKEPPSRIVKRLSELMEGNFERALQRYEKCPKSRQWHEYVQK, from the coding sequence GTGATCCTTTTGTCCACTTCCTCTATCACTAAAAAGGCTTTGGCCCGCTCTTTGAAGCAAACCATGCAAGAGCTTCCCTTAAGCAAAATCACCGTCAAACAAATCGTGAATCACTGCGGAGTAAATCGGCAGACGTTTTACTACCATTTTCAAGATATTTATGACTTGCTAGGTTGGATTTATCAAACGGAAGCCATCGATAGCCTATCCCCATTCCGCAGCTACCAGACCTGGACGCAGGGGCTTTATACGATTTTTACTTATATCGAGAACAATAAAGCCTTTTGTCTGAACACGCTCCATTCCCTCGCGCGGAGTCATTTGGACTCGTATCTCTATGCTGCCACCTATGATCTTATGCTCGGGGTCGTCCATGAAGTAAGCAGCAGCATGCGCGTTGCCGACGAAGATAAAAGCTTCCTCGCTAATTTTTATACACTTGCCTTTACGGGACTCGTGATCCAGTGGATGCAAGACGGCATGAAGGAACCTCCGTCACGGATCGTGAAGCGATTAAGCGAGCTTATGGAAGGTAATTTTGAACGCGCATTGCAGCGCTATGAGAAGTGTCCAAAATCTAGACAATGGCACGAATATGTCCAAAAATAA
- a CDS encoding oleate hydratase: MARICPKIIHRPPSVGFLQKGNFVHLRCLSCSKVSSKSTKARMMDMGTYSNQVYFIGGGIASLAGAAFLIRDCGFPGQQIHIIEELKVLGGSNDGAGDRKHGYVIRGGRMLNDETYENLWDLLSSIPSVDDPSQSVREEIVAFDTAHPTHSRARLVNKNGEIEDVSSMGFDMGDRMAMAKLILAPETQIGRMRINEWFGPHFFQTNFWYMWATTFAFQPWHSAVELKRYMLRFMHEFPRIHTLEGVTRTPYNQYDSLIVPLQQYLQKHSVDFELKCTVTDLDFKEGDDITVTRMHYVKDGKQKILDLAEEDLVIITNGSMTESSDLGSMTTPPRLNGKGSSWQLWDRIAAKKPGRLGNPSSFDDHIDESKWESFTVTCKESRFFDLMESFTRNKAGTGALVTFKDSSWFMSIVLAHQPHFRNQPEDIKVFWGYGLYPDQVGDYVKKRMCDCTGEEILTELLHHLKFEDDKDEIIRSANCIPCMMPYITAQFMPRTLGDRPEVVPEGSTNLAFIGQFCEIPDDVVFTEEYSVRTARIAVYQLLGIDKPIVPINQYQYDVRTLLQSLATSFR; this comes from the coding sequence ATGGCACGAATATGTCCAAAAATAATACACCGCCCGCCTTCTGTCGGTTTTCTACAAAAAGGGAATTTCGTACATTTAAGATGTCTCTCATGTTCCAAGGTTTCATCAAAATCTACGAAGGCGAGGATGATGGATATGGGCACATACAGCAATCAGGTGTACTTTATTGGAGGAGGCATTGCCTCATTGGCAGGAGCAGCTTTTCTGATCAGGGATTGCGGCTTCCCAGGACAACAAATTCATATTATCGAAGAATTGAAAGTACTGGGAGGGAGCAACGACGGCGCGGGCGATCGCAAGCATGGCTATGTGATCCGCGGCGGCAGGATGCTGAACGATGAAACGTATGAAAATTTATGGGACTTGCTAAGCTCCATCCCCTCTGTGGATGACCCGAGCCAGTCGGTAAGGGAGGAGATCGTCGCCTTTGACACGGCGCATCCCACGCATTCCAGGGCGAGGCTTGTGAATAAAAATGGCGAAATTGAAGATGTGAGCTCCATGGGATTTGACATGGGTGATCGTATGGCCATGGCCAAGCTGATCCTTGCACCGGAAACACAAATCGGCCGAATGCGGATTAACGAGTGGTTCGGGCCTCATTTTTTCCAGACAAATTTCTGGTATATGTGGGCAACGACCTTCGCCTTTCAGCCCTGGCACAGCGCTGTCGAGCTTAAGAGGTACATGCTTCGCTTCATGCATGAGTTTCCGAGAATTCATACGCTGGAAGGCGTCACCCGTACGCCCTACAACCAATACGATTCGCTTATCGTTCCGCTGCAGCAATATTTGCAGAAGCATAGCGTGGACTTTGAACTGAAATGTACAGTAACGGATTTGGATTTTAAAGAAGGCGATGACATTACCGTAACTCGTATGCATTATGTAAAGGACGGTAAGCAGAAAATATTGGATCTGGCTGAAGAGGATCTCGTGATTATAACGAACGGCTCGATGACGGAGAGCTCCGATTTGGGTTCGATGACAACACCTCCACGACTAAACGGCAAAGGCAGCTCCTGGCAGCTATGGGATCGAATTGCCGCGAAGAAACCGGGGAGACTCGGCAATCCTTCGTCCTTCGATGACCATATCGACGAATCCAAATGGGAATCCTTCACCGTCACCTGCAAGGAATCCCGCTTCTTTGACCTTATGGAGAGCTTCACACGCAACAAGGCCGGAACTGGCGCTCTAGTTACCTTCAAGGACTCCAGTTGGTTCATGTCGATTGTACTGGCGCATCAGCCCCATTTCCGCAACCAGCCCGAGGATATAAAAGTGTTCTGGGGCTATGGCTTATACCCGGATCAAGTCGGAGACTATGTGAAAAAGCGAATGTGTGATTGTACCGGAGAGGAAATTTTGACAGAGCTATTGCATCATTTGAAATTCGAGGACGATAAGGATGAAATTATCCGCTCCGCGAACTGTATTCCCTGCATGATGCCGTATATTACGGCGCAATTCATGCCAAGAACGCTCGGCGATCGGCCGGAGGTCGTCCCCGAAGGGTCAACGAACCTGGCCTTTATCGGCCAATTCTGCGAAATTCCCGATGACGTTGTTTTTACAGAGGAGTATTCCGTCAGAACCGCCCGAATCGCCGTCTATCAACTGCTGGGAATCGATAAGCCGATTGTACCGATCAACCAGTATCAATACGACGTGCGAACCTTGCTCCAAAGCTTGGCAACCTCTTTTCGTTAG
- the mmsA gene encoding multiple monosaccharide ABC transporter ATP-binding protein, whose amino-acid sequence MSDFILEMRGITKTFPGVKALENVNLKVKEGEIHALCGENGAGKSTLMKVLSGVYPHGSYEGDILFKGEVCEFKDIKQSESLGIVIIHQELALIPYLSIAENIFLGNEQTKRGIINWNETTIKTRELLATVGLKESPNTHVINIGVGKQQLVEIAKALSKKVKLLILDEPTAALNEDDSENLLNLILELKQQGISSIIISHKLNEIEKVADSITILRDGKTIQTLDMHEDQVTEDVIIKGMVGRDLTHRYPERVPNIGEKIFEVQNWQVDHPEHEGRKMLDNINIHIQRGEIVGVAGLMGAGRTELAMSIFGKSYGRNIQGKLLLHGKEIQLNDISTAIQHGIAYVTEDRKDYGLVLIDDIKRNISLANLSKLSRHGVINENEEVLVAEDYREKLKIKTPSILQKTVNLSGGNQQKVVLSKWIYAQPEILILDEPTRGIDVGAKYEIYSIVNQLADEGKGILFISSELPELLGMCDRIYVMSEGRITGEVNREDATQEVLMKSMTRGRG is encoded by the coding sequence GTGAGTGACTTCATTTTGGAGATGAGAGGAATTACGAAGACTTTTCCAGGCGTCAAGGCGCTGGAGAATGTGAATTTGAAAGTCAAAGAAGGTGAAATACACGCCCTCTGCGGAGAGAACGGCGCCGGTAAATCCACGCTGATGAAGGTGCTGAGTGGTGTCTATCCGCATGGCTCGTATGAAGGAGATATTTTATTCAAAGGAGAGGTTTGCGAATTCAAGGATATTAAGCAGAGCGAAAGCCTGGGCATCGTCATCATTCACCAGGAGCTAGCTTTGATCCCCTATCTATCGATTGCGGAGAATATTTTTCTCGGCAATGAGCAAACAAAGCGCGGTATCATCAACTGGAACGAGACAACGATCAAAACGAGAGAACTGCTTGCAACTGTCGGGCTAAAAGAATCCCCTAACACCCATGTCATTAACATCGGGGTCGGCAAACAGCAGCTGGTGGAAATCGCCAAAGCGCTGTCCAAAAAGGTGAAGCTGCTCATCCTCGATGAGCCGACGGCCGCGCTTAACGAGGATGATAGCGAGAATCTGCTTAATTTGATCCTGGAGCTGAAGCAGCAAGGCATCTCTTCAATTATTATTTCCCATAAGCTGAATGAAATCGAGAAGGTCGCGGATTCGATCACGATTTTGCGGGATGGGAAGACAATTCAGACGCTGGATATGCATGAGGATCAGGTGACGGAGGATGTCATCATCAAAGGCATGGTCGGCCGGGATCTGACCCACCGTTACCCGGAGCGTGTCCCAAATATCGGGGAGAAAATTTTTGAGGTACAGAACTGGCAGGTCGATCATCCAGAGCATGAAGGCCGCAAAATGCTGGACAACATCAATATCCATATCCAACGCGGTGAAATTGTCGGTGTAGCCGGTCTCATGGGCGCGGGAAGAACAGAGCTCGCGATGAGTATCTTCGGCAAATCCTACGGCAGGAACATCCAGGGTAAGCTGCTGCTGCACGGCAAGGAGATCCAGTTGAACGATATCAGCACCGCCATCCAGCATGGCATCGCGTATGTGACCGAGGACCGCAAAGACTACGGACTCGTGTTAATCGACGATATCAAGCGGAATATTTCACTTGCCAACCTGAGCAAGCTGTCCCGCCACGGCGTAATCAATGAGAACGAAGAAGTGCTCGTAGCTGAGGATTACCGCGAGAAACTAAAGATCAAGACGCCGAGCATTTTGCAAAAAACAGTCAATTTAAGCGGGGGAAATCAGCAGAAGGTGGTACTCAGCAAGTGGATTTACGCTCAGCCTGAAATTCTTATCCTGGACGAACCTACCCGCGGCATTGATGTCGGCGCCAAATACGAAATTTACTCGATCGTCAATCAACTGGCAGACGAAGGGAAAGGCATCCTGTTCATTTCCTCGGAGCTCCCGGAGCTGCTCGGCATGTGCGACCGCATCTATGTTATGAGCGAAGGGCGCATTACCGGCGAGGTCAACCGCGAGGACGCCACCCAGGAAGTACTGATGAAATCTATGACTCGAGGCAGGGGGTAA